One Trichomycterus rosablanca isolate fTriRos1 chromosome 12, fTriRos1.hap1, whole genome shotgun sequence DNA window includes the following coding sequences:
- the LOC134324263 gene encoding sterol 26-hydroxylase, mitochondrial-like isoform X2: MAGRLALCSAGKTVRVRGFIRPTTTTFSLDIKRNTGGNAGDPPVPPGSVRSEAVLPEITLPKMLYRLIFQGYYNRMHELQLYEKQLHGTMYKVKAGSSPTVALNTVELLEELLRKDDKFPCRGDMSLWVEYRDMRGLGYGPVTVEGERWYNLRAVLNKRMLHPKDSVKYDKVINEVVTDFIGRIRHLRKMSSTGDLVPNLSNELYRFSLEGISSILFETRIGCLENEIPQETQHFIDSIAKMLTYTMPVTMLPKWTRNYLPFWRRFVDSWDGIFRFACKLIDQKMEDIQKRVDTKQEVEGEYLSYLLSSTNMTKKDVYGSVAELLLAGVDTTSNTLLWALYLLSRDPEVQDKLYQEVSSIIKGDKIPSAEEVNNMSYLKAVIKETLRIYPVVPVNARLLSDSDVTIGGHFFPKKTAFVIHHYAISQDEAVFPEPQIFKPERWLRDGRERPRPFGSIPFGFGIRGCVGRRIAELEMHLALARIIKQFEVKLDASVGEVKAVNRIVLVADRPVNFHFLERKHVSC, encoded by the exons ATGGCAGGACGTCTGGCTCTGTGTTCAGCCGGTAAAACCGTTCGGGTCCGGGGGTTTATccgacccaccaccaccacattcAGCCTGGACATAAAGAGAAATACCGGGGGAAATGCTGGTGACCCTCCGGTCCCCCCTGGAAGTGTCAGGTCTGAGGCAGTTCTTCCTGAGATCACTCTGCCTAAAATGCTTTACAGGCTGATCTTTCAAGGTTACTACAATCGAATGCATGAGCTACAG CTGTATGAGAAGCAGCTCCATGGCACCATGTATAAAGTGAAAGCTGGAAGCAGCCCTACTGTTGCTCTGAACACTgtggagcttctggaggaactGTTGAGGAAAGATGATAAGTTTCCATGCAGAGGAGATATGAGTCTGTGGGTTGAATACAGGGATATGAGAGGTCTGGGATATGGTCCTGTCACTGT aGAAGGAGAAAGGTGGTACAATCTTCGAGCTGTGCTGAACAAACGTATGCTGCATCCCAAGGACTCTGTAAAGTATGATAAAGTCATTAATGAGGTGGTGACAGATTTTATAGGAAGAATTCGCCATCTGAGGAAAATGAGCAGCACAGGCGACCTGGTGCCCAACTTGTCCAACGAGCTGTACCGTTTTTCTCTGGAAG GAATCTCCAGCATACTGTTCGAGACTCGTATTGGCTGTCTAGAAAACGAGATTCCACAAGAAACCCAGCACTTCATAGATTCCATTGCTAAGATGCTCACCTACACCATGCCCGTGACCATGCTACCCAAGTGGACCCGCAACTATTTGCCGTTCTGGCGGCGCTTTGTGGACAGCTGGGATGGAATCTTCAGATTTG CTTGCAAGCTAATTGATCAGAAAATGGAGGACATTCAGAAGCGTGTGGACACAAAGCAGGAGGTTGAAGGAGAGTACCTTAGCTACCTGCTCTCCAGCACCAACATGACCAAAAAGGATGTGTATGGAAGTGTTGCTGAGCTTCTCCTGGCAGGAGTGGACACA ACGTCCAACACGTTATTGTGGGCCTTATATCTGCTGTCACGGGATCCAGAGGTGCAGGACAAACTGTATCAGGAGGTGAGCAGTATTATCAAGGGGGACAAAATTCCATCAGCTGAGGAAGTAAACAACATGTCTTACCTTAAAGCTGTCATCAAGGAGACTCTCAG AATTTATCCGGTTGTTCCAGTAAACGCACGTCTCCTGTCAGACAGTGATGTAACAATCGGAGGACACTTCTTTCCCAAAAAG ACAGCATTCGTGATCCACCATTACGCCATCAGTCAGGACGAGGCAGTCTTCCCCGAACCACAGATCTTCAAACCTGAACGATGGTTACGGGATGGGAGGGAAAGGCCTCGCCCGTTCGGCTCCATTCCGTTCGGGTTCGGGATCAGAGGGTGTGTCGGTCGACGCATCGCTGAACTAGAGATGCACCTAGCTCTGGCGAGG ATAATAAAGCAGTTTGAAGTGAAGCTGGATGCCAGTGTCGGAGAGGTCAAAGCAGTCAATCGCATCGTCCTTGTTGCAGACAGACCTGTGAATTTTCATTTTCTGGAGCGAAAACACGTGTCCTGTTAA
- the LOC134324263 gene encoding sterol 26-hydroxylase, mitochondrial-like isoform X1 encodes MAGRLALCSAGKTVRVRGFIRPTTTTFSLDIKRNTGGNAGDPPVPPGSVRSEAVLPEITLPKMLYRLIFQGYYNRMHELQVNHLYEKQLHGTMYKVKAGSSPTVALNTVELLEELLRKDDKFPCRGDMSLWVEYRDMRGLGYGPVTVEGERWYNLRAVLNKRMLHPKDSVKYDKVINEVVTDFIGRIRHLRKMSSTGDLVPNLSNELYRFSLEGISSILFETRIGCLENEIPQETQHFIDSIAKMLTYTMPVTMLPKWTRNYLPFWRRFVDSWDGIFRFACKLIDQKMEDIQKRVDTKQEVEGEYLSYLLSSTNMTKKDVYGSVAELLLAGVDTTSNTLLWALYLLSRDPEVQDKLYQEVSSIIKGDKIPSAEEVNNMSYLKAVIKETLRIYPVVPVNARLLSDSDVTIGGHFFPKKTAFVIHHYAISQDEAVFPEPQIFKPERWLRDGRERPRPFGSIPFGFGIRGCVGRRIAELEMHLALARIIKQFEVKLDASVGEVKAVNRIVLVADRPVNFHFLERKHVSC; translated from the exons ATGGCAGGACGTCTGGCTCTGTGTTCAGCCGGTAAAACCGTTCGGGTCCGGGGGTTTATccgacccaccaccaccacattcAGCCTGGACATAAAGAGAAATACCGGGGGAAATGCTGGTGACCCTCCGGTCCCCCCTGGAAGTGTCAGGTCTGAGGCAGTTCTTCCTGAGATCACTCTGCCTAAAATGCTTTACAGGCTGATCTTTCAAGGTTACTACAATCGAATGCATGAGCTACAGGTAAATCAT CTGTATGAGAAGCAGCTCCATGGCACCATGTATAAAGTGAAAGCTGGAAGCAGCCCTACTGTTGCTCTGAACACTgtggagcttctggaggaactGTTGAGGAAAGATGATAAGTTTCCATGCAGAGGAGATATGAGTCTGTGGGTTGAATACAGGGATATGAGAGGTCTGGGATATGGTCCTGTCACTGT aGAAGGAGAAAGGTGGTACAATCTTCGAGCTGTGCTGAACAAACGTATGCTGCATCCCAAGGACTCTGTAAAGTATGATAAAGTCATTAATGAGGTGGTGACAGATTTTATAGGAAGAATTCGCCATCTGAGGAAAATGAGCAGCACAGGCGACCTGGTGCCCAACTTGTCCAACGAGCTGTACCGTTTTTCTCTGGAAG GAATCTCCAGCATACTGTTCGAGACTCGTATTGGCTGTCTAGAAAACGAGATTCCACAAGAAACCCAGCACTTCATAGATTCCATTGCTAAGATGCTCACCTACACCATGCCCGTGACCATGCTACCCAAGTGGACCCGCAACTATTTGCCGTTCTGGCGGCGCTTTGTGGACAGCTGGGATGGAATCTTCAGATTTG CTTGCAAGCTAATTGATCAGAAAATGGAGGACATTCAGAAGCGTGTGGACACAAAGCAGGAGGTTGAAGGAGAGTACCTTAGCTACCTGCTCTCCAGCACCAACATGACCAAAAAGGATGTGTATGGAAGTGTTGCTGAGCTTCTCCTGGCAGGAGTGGACACA ACGTCCAACACGTTATTGTGGGCCTTATATCTGCTGTCACGGGATCCAGAGGTGCAGGACAAACTGTATCAGGAGGTGAGCAGTATTATCAAGGGGGACAAAATTCCATCAGCTGAGGAAGTAAACAACATGTCTTACCTTAAAGCTGTCATCAAGGAGACTCTCAG AATTTATCCGGTTGTTCCAGTAAACGCACGTCTCCTGTCAGACAGTGATGTAACAATCGGAGGACACTTCTTTCCCAAAAAG ACAGCATTCGTGATCCACCATTACGCCATCAGTCAGGACGAGGCAGTCTTCCCCGAACCACAGATCTTCAAACCTGAACGATGGTTACGGGATGGGAGGGAAAGGCCTCGCCCGTTCGGCTCCATTCCGTTCGGGTTCGGGATCAGAGGGTGTGTCGGTCGACGCATCGCTGAACTAGAGATGCACCTAGCTCTGGCGAGG ATAATAAAGCAGTTTGAAGTGAAGCTGGATGCCAGTGTCGGAGAGGTCAAAGCAGTCAATCGCATCGTCCTTGTTGCAGACAGACCTGTGAATTTTCATTTTCTGGAGCGAAAACACGTGTCCTGTTAA
- the LOC134324708 gene encoding sterol 26-hydroxylase, mitochondrial-like: MTAFVIHHYTISQDEAVFPEPQIFKPERWLRDGRERPRPFGSIPFGFGIRGCVGRRIAELEMHLALARIIKQFEVKLDASVGEVKAVNRIVLVADRPVNFHFLERKHVSC, from the exons ATGACGGCATTCGTGATCCACCATTACACCATCAGTCAGGACGAGGCAGTCTTCCCCGAACCACAGATCTTCAAACCTGAACGATGGTTACGGGATGGGAGGGAAAGGCCTCGCCCGTTCGGCTCCATTCCGTTCGGGTTCGGGATCAGAGGGTGTGTCGGTCGACGCATCGCTGAACTAGAGATGCACCTAGCTCTGGCGAGG ATAATAAAGCAGTTTGAAGTGAAGCTGGATGCCAGTGTCGGAGAGGTCAAAGCAGTCAATCGCATCGTCCTTGTTGCAGACAGACCTGTGAATTTTCATTTTCTGGAGCGAAAACACGTGTCCTGTTAA
- the LOC134324321 gene encoding mitochondrial chaperone BCS1 translates to MPLSDFLAALKDNPYFGAGFGLVGVGTTLALFRKGAQIGMVFFRRNYMITLEVPSRDKSYNWLLSWITKHAQHTQHLSVETSYLQHESGRVNTQFDFHPSPGNHIIWYGRKWIRVERTREKQMVDLHTGTPWECVTFTALGRDRQIFFNILQEARELALKQEEGRTVMYTAMGAEWRPFGFPRRRRPLSSVVLENGVAERLVDDVKEFINNPKWYTDRGIPYRRGYLLYGPPGCGKSSFITALAGDLGYSICLMSLSDRSLSDDRLNHLLSVAPQQSIILLEDVDAAFVSRELLPTENPMAYQGMGRLTFSGLLNALDGVASSEARIVFMTTNYIDRLDPALIRPGRVDLKQYVGHCSHYQLTQMFRRFYPLESAAEGERFAASALAAHEDLSAAQVQGHFMLFKMDPAGAISNVSEIKQ, encoded by the exons ATGCCTCTTTCAGATTTCCTCGCTGCATTAAAAGACAACCCTTACTTCGGGGCCGGTTTCGGTCTGGTTGGTGTCGGCACAACACTCGCCCTCTTCAGGAAGGGGGCTCAGATAGGCATGGTGTTCTTCAGGCGGAACTACATGATCACTCTGGAGGTTCCCAGCAGGGACAAGAGTTACAACTGGTTGCTGAGCTGGATCACCAAACACGCCCAGCACACGCAGCATCTGAGCGTGGAGACCTCGTACCTGCAGCATGAAAGCGGGCGGGTCAACACACAGTTCGATTTTCACCCGAGCCCTGGAAACCACATCATCTG GTATGGAAGAAAGTGGATTAGGGTGGAGAGGACCAGAGAGAAGCAGATGGTGGATTTGCACACGGGAACACCCTGGGAGTGCGTCACCTTCACAGCTCTTGGCAGAGACCGACAAATATTCTTTAACATCCTGCAGGAAG CGAGagagctggctctgaagcaGGAGGAGGGTCGCACCGTCATGTACACCGCTATGGGAGCCGAGTGGAGGCCGTTCGGCTTCCCCCGCCGACGCCGGCCCTTGTCCTCCGTTGTCCTCGAGAACGGGGTGGCTGAGAGGCTCGTGGATGATGTTAAAGAATTCATAAATAATCCCAAGTGGTACACAGACAGAG GGATTCCGTACAGAAGAGGATATTTACTGTACGGACCTCCTGGCTGTGGGAAAAGCAGCTTCAT AACAGCTCTTGCTGGGGATTTGGGTTACAGCATCTGTCTGATGAGTCTGAGTGACCGCAGTCTTTCTGATGACCGGCTGAACCACCTCCTAAGTGTGGCTCCACAGCAGAGCATCATTCTGCTGGAGGATGTGGACGCTGCCTTTGTCAGCCGTGAGCTTCTGCCCACTGAGA ATCCGATGGCCTACCAGGGCATGGGGAGACTCACCTTCAGTGGACTTCTTAATGCACTGGATGGAGTTGCTTCTTCAGAAGCTAGAATCGTCTTCATGACTACTAATTATATCGACAG GCTTGACCCGGCTCTAATCAGACCCGGCCGTGTGGACCTGAAGCAGTACGTCGGCCACTGTTCGCACTATCAGCTCACCCAGATGTTCAGGAGGTTCTACCCGCTGGAGTCTGCAGCAGAGGGGGAAAGATTTGCAGCGAGCGCGTTAGCGGCGCACGAGGATCTCAGCGCGGCTCAAGTGCAGGGACATTTCATGCTTTTTAAGATGGACCCCGCTGGAGCTATCAGTAATGTTTCGGAAATCAAGCAGTGA